In Leopardus geoffroyi isolate Oge1 chromosome B4, O.geoffroyi_Oge1_pat1.0, whole genome shotgun sequence, the DNA window aaaaagtaaaaaatggaaCTACGCTATGATCTAGTAATCATACTactcagtatttacccaaaaaaatgcaaaaacactaattaaaaggaATACATgaaccctatgtttattgtagcattatttacaatagccaagatatggaagcagcccaagtgtccatcaatagatgaatggatacacttGAGTTAAGGTGGCAGAGCAGTAGGGGGTCCCTATACTTGCCTCAGCCCTCAAAAACAGCTAGATAAATACCAAATAATTCCAACACACCCAATAAGTCAATCTGAATGCTGAGAGAATGACCTGCAgaaccagagggaaaaaagaagccACATCATGAAAAGTAGGAGCTGCAGAGATGTGATTCCAGGGATAAAAAAACTGCGGGTGGTATGGTGGGGAGAGAGCCTTGATCTTGTAGCgatcagagagagaaacagagagaaagcagtgcaaaagggtttgCACAAGGGAAACATCTTCACTAAAACCACTGACTAGGAAACTAGAGTGGCTGATTATTGCAGGTTTTTACAAAGAGTGGagctcaaagtctgaagttttagaagtctgcACCACTGCTAGGCTCCACCTGGTGGGCACAGTAGTGCTCCTATAGGGAAGAAGCCAGAGGCCCAGGAGCAGAAAGCATGGTTTGAGAATCTCCTGGGTCActgggagaggcagttccccttcttggagtgcatttgggagaggtggcatGGCATCTCTGGGGACAAAAAGTTGGTGGGCCCAAATGTGCTGCTCCATTCATTAACATAGTGACAGAGACACCtggctgagggcagcaaacctTGGTGCCGGCTTTTTGCTGCACTTTACCATAAATTCCAAGCCTTTGCATGATTCTGTGACTGCTTTTGTGAGACAAACCAGCACAAGCTGCAGTGTGGTGAGACCCTCCTCCATAGGATCAGTGCCATGTCTGTACCACACtgggtccctaaaatttggagttttgaaacacagccacatgcctgaaataaaacagaactatGCTGCCTGGCAGGTAGACAGCTTAGACACAGGGTGAAGACAGGAATTTCACAGAAGCCAGGGACACAAGAGGGGAGACTGTTTGCTCTTCTCTGAGGGATTCCTGGACAGTGGCAAGCATGAACTTCCtgctccagggaggagagagcagggtgACACCATTTTCGCCCTGCCTATCAGTGCTGACAGACTTCAGTGAGCAACACAGTGCCCCCAGTGGAAGCTGGAGCTGCTTACACCTAGCCCAGCATTCTTTTCTAGCTCATTGGCTAGCTCCTTACATCTTCtgccctttttccttctcttcttctgggattcctatggTATTAcattttatggagtcactgagtttcctaagtctacatttgtgatccaatacttttcttttattctttagaatGACATAATGAAATACTTTAAATGAAATGGCATGGTGTCTGAGGcatgcttcaaaataatccagtagAGGGTTGGAGAAAGAAGAGGATGAGGATGTTGGTAAAGCAAGATTGGGCATGAATCTTGATAAATTTTAAGCTGCTTGAAAGACATGGGGATTCATTGTATAATTCCCCATTACTTCGCTACATATTCAAGATTTTCTATAACAATGTCTTTTTAAgtggaataaaattttaatatattatttcattaagatATACTTCATAGTACAcaaacagaaataaggaaaattcaaaggacagaaaataataatcttacaaaatgtagtatatatactaaATAGGCAAAGAAACCATGTTATATAGGAGCTACTATATTATCAggcctcaatttttaaaataccagggTTCTAGAACATGAATAGCAAACAAAGAATGAACAAAACAGTCCATAAAAGGATATATAAAGGATATATCCTTtatggactatatatatatatatatatatatatatatatatatacacacacacatatatgtgtgtatatatgtatatatacacatatatacatatataattatatatatatatatatatatcatttactaaatgtagcatttctttttttttttttttaatttttttaacgtttttatttatttttgagacagggagagacagagcatgaacaggggagagtcagacagagagagacacagaatctgaaacaggctccaggctccgagctgtcagcacagagcccgacgcggggctcgaactcacggaccgagagatcatgacctgagccgaagtcggccgcttaaccgactgagccacccaggcgcccctaaatgtagCATTTCAAAACTAAGAAAAGATATTTATGTCATATCTTTTCCTCAGAATTTCCCAATAAGTTACCAGCTCAGGACAACTGAATTCAACTTTACTTTGATTAAATTTGACCTAAATGAACTGGCTCTCTTGTTACTATCCTCAAAGTAGGCATAAACTGTTTCAGGAAGAAAGTTAGGTTGATATTATATTTAGAACCCAAGATGTTGTGTTTAcctatgtatatgtattacataccaTATTTAAGTGGAAAGAGAGTTATgggttctttccctctctcagtgCTGTGAAGTACATAAACCAAAGctcaatatttagaaataaagtctctggattcttaaaagaaaagcaaccaTAAACAGCAAATGTTGTTGATAGTAGTATGGTAGTAACAACCTATCATTGTTATTCAGGAACACACAtcattaaaatactgttttaaaaagaatatttcttgaaTGTATGAATATGTTTCTATGAATCACACCAAGTAGCTGCCGATGAGTTTCCCTCCCTTTGTGTACCCCAAGCACGGACAGCAGAGGCCATGATTTCTTAGATGATACAATGACACAGATGAGATGCCCAAAAGTGCCATCTCTGTTGAGTGGGTGACTTCAAGCACCTTAGGGGAGGAGAAGCAAAATCAAGCAGACAAGAAGTCTGAAGAGAAGGAGAATGGAAGGGAACTGAGGAGCTTCTCACCTGTTCCTCAGCACTGCAGAGGTCTTCCTCAATCAGAAGGACCTGACTTAAATCCAAACTCTGGGGGAAATAAAGTGAGTGGCAGATTTTTTCTGTCTGCGAATTCCTGATGGAGAACCGCAAGAGGTGGATTGTCAAGGTCTGGGGCAAATGGGTCAGCTTCAAGACCTGAAAAACCAAAATTACTGTGGAGATGAAGTCCTAAGGCCCTTGAAATGGGTAGATTCAGAGAAACACCAGAGCTGATCATATATTCTTCCCAAAAAGAGAGGTAAGAATGATATAATACAGAATTAAGGGCCCCCTTTTGCTGAATCTGTTGAGCTCTCCCACAGGTACCAGAGCTCAGGGAAACTACAGAGGCTGCTCTAGAGAGCTAGTCTAACCCTATGGGGGGAACTCTGCATGCTTCCCTTGGATATTCTCCTCTTATCTTTTAAAAGGCTCCGCTCCTCTCAGTGATGGGCCTCTGATAATCAGAAGCCCCAGATCCCAGGCTGCTAGCCTGATATGGATTCCCTCCCTCAACCATCACAAGGTACCCTCAAGGCCTCCATTAGGAAATCCACCAAGGACAACCCCAGAGTAGGGAAGCTTCTGGTTTTAGGGAGCAAGTACCTGCTTCCCACAAGTCTTCTTCCCACAGTTCTCACAGAAGCATTTGCTTTTGCCTGATAACTCCCTGGGTTGGAAGAAACAGCGAAGGGCATCCTCCTGTCCCAGGAGAACAAAGAAACAGCAGAGTTGGTATTTACCATATACAGTATAACACATCACCCTACAGATGAGGATTTAAGCTTTCCTTCtgattctctccttcttccccttaccatctggcccagtgtgatGCATGTGGCAGGATTTCCAAAAGTACCTACTGACGTgaaggaaaaacaggaaggagCATTTGTTAAGGTAGCAGCAtgaggaaaggaagtaaaaggaaagaaaggttttCACCAAATCAAAGGGGAACTTAGAATTgtgcaaaggaaacagaaattattttttaaaagccaaaggtAGATTAAAGAAGCAAGAGCACACTGGCAGCACTGGGTTTATGGGAACAGCAAATTCACCAAGAGGAATTCCTCACCAGGGTTTTCAGGGGCTTTGAGTCCATATcaaaaagaggaagggggagggtcagCATGCTACTATTTCTGCTCCTTTCCGTTGTACATTCAAGGCAAACCAAGGACTCCTTCATCCGGATTGTATAAAGGGCCTGCAGCCTCTCTACCTgcaagagagaggaagtgagaggaaAGAAGGGTACAAAGCCATAAACAAAACAGGTGAGGTGAATTTCCAGAAATTATATCCACCAGACAGAAGCTCCAGAAATGGCAGCCACTGATTCTCTTTGCTCTTCAAAAAGGtacaaaataataacagtaataatattaCGGAATTGTGATAAGTATTTATgtggattttctcttttaatcctctCTATACATTATATTGATGATAGCTGAATGAGCTAAATGAGCAGCATCTTAAACTTCTGAGTTCTTTAGTTCTAACATCTTACCAAGTCCACATCTGTGATTTGGTCCTTAATTAGGTTCCAGACTGTGAGGTAGAGTTGAGCAGCATCATGCTGGACAAACACTGGCCAAAGAGAAAAGTAATAGCTTGATCAGTGAGGTCACCAAGGACATTTCCCATGCCCTTGTGCCCTAGCAACCTAGATACACATGAACACTTATCACTTTGTCCTCTTCTAGCCTTcactccctccaccccagcttTTCAGGCTAAATTTACACTCGATGGTAggcattaattaaaaatgaaaaataaacttgttatttatttttgagaactcCTCTTAAAACTTAAAATCCAGTCTGACTGCATCACAGAAGTTTCCCTTCCCCTGACTGGCCACTCATACCTACTGACCTCTACTGTGGGACCCAGCTAGATAAAACCAATATGCAATAGTGCATTCTCTCCTCTCCTATTTTTAAGCCAAGCCAATACCTTAATTGGACTCTAATGGCCACTAATTTCtctgtacttttatttaatttcttttctcattccccAGAAATTTAGCAGTTTCCTAATGCTCATATCTGACCCAGGTCTTCCCCAAAGGTATCTaggagaacaaaaaaggaaaggaccatcTCAGTGTTAGATGATGCTAGCTAAGAGAAGATGGGAATTAAGCACTGAATTCTCCATATGTTATATAAGTAAATGTAAGGCTAAAATATTctgtacatatataaatgaatttctgttgttcaaaagAAACCTAGGAAGACAACGAATATGAAAAACACACTGAGTATTATTTTACAAAAGGATAGATGTCTGCCAACATGCAAAGAAGACATTGCAAGAAAACATAACATGCAAGTTATTGTAAAAGTAGTAAATATTCATGTCAGCTATCTCAACACCAATACTTACTACAATTTGTACTTAATGTTtttggatttcattttgtttttggtctGTCTCTTCTCTAAACTGTAAGCACCATGGAGGCAAAGACTCTTATCAGTCTTATCCTCTTATCTACAGCACCagcacaatacctggcacataacaggtgaACACTATATATgagttgaatgaattaatttaatcATTGGGTAATAATCCCTAACCTAAAGACAGAGTGGAACTAGGGCTGAACCTATGCTGTCCCCAGGGAATTATGGAGGCAACTCTGGACACAAAGGAAGTTAGATCACCTTGCCATTTGGAGACATTTTGCTTTATCTGACCATAGCAAAGCCAAGAGTCCTGATACATCTAAAAAATACAgggataggggagcctgggtggcgcagtcggttaagcgtccgacttcagccaggtcacgatctcgcggtccgtgagttcgagccccgcgtcgggctctgggctgatggctcagagcctggagcctgtttccgattctgtgtctccctctctctctctgcccctcccccgttcatgctctgtctctctctgtcccaaaaataaaataaacgttgaaaaaataaataaataaataaataataataaaaaatacagggaTATTTGCTCAATCCATATTTACTGAAAACCTTCTATGTGCAAGGCATTGTACATGCTAGATAAAGTTACTATCCCCAATAAACCTAAATTCTAGTGGAAGACAAGTATCCATAAAATCATAAttcaaagaagaataagaaaaattccTTAAGGTgtacaaaatattatgaaaagctATATGAAGGTGAGAATACAATTGGAATGGTGGAGTGAGGGTCTCTATAAATCTACTCCTCcataaaagcaattaaaatgctggcaaaaaaaagtgaaaattggttttttcagaactctgaaaattAACCAAAAGTATACAAAAATCTTAGgcatatttattcaacaaacactgtAGAACCTAAGGAGAATAGGATTTGAGACTTTTCAACTTGGCCTAttcccatttccttcttctcaGCTCTGTAGTAGACTTGGAAACAAGAAAACTTGCAAACATGGAAACTGTGGAAACCAGAAGCCTAGCAATGAGAAGAAGGGGCAGACTGGGGCTGGAGCTCCTCAAAAAGTTccataccaaaagcatttttattatctGACCTGCTTGCAGCTTCACTGAAAAAGCAATGAAAAGtggaaatttaaagttaaaagcaCAATATTGTTTACATTAGCACccatgaaaatgaaatacttaggtataaatctaaacaaatacatacaagatctatatgagaaaaactataaattttgatgacagaaatcagaagaattatataagtggaaagatataccatgttcacgGATAGGaggactcaatattgtcaagatgccagttcttcccaacttgatctatagactcaatgcaatttcagtcatgatcccagcaagttattttatggatactGAAAAAGTGATTCCAAAGTCTATTTGGAAAggcaaagacccagaatagccaacacaacattgagggaaaaaataaaatcaaagacctaattctgaaactaataaaatatcaataatcaaaacaatgtaaTATTGCATAAGAACagaaaatagatcaatggaatgaaaCAGAGATCCCAGGAATACACCAACATAAACAATACTACTgctctttgacaaagaagcaaaggcaatatGATGGAACAAAGATAGTCTTTTAACTCAATGGTGCTGCTTAACACCTGCATAtccatatgaaaacaaatgaaaccatACACGGACTTTGCATCTCTTAAGAAAAcgaattcaaaatatataacagACCTCCTAAATATaatataggagaaaacctagaccTTGTGTTTGGTGATTACTTTTTAGATACAACTGCAAagtacaaacaataaaaaaagaagtgacacaTTGCAAagtacaaacaataaaaaaagaagtgatatactggacttcattaaaattaaaattttctggaacGTCTGCGGGTAGCACATGTTGTGGAGAGGTGGGCTGGGTGAAGCAGAACAATTGGAAGTGCCAGCCAGGGCAGCGGTGGTATCAGAGACCCAGCCTCGAGGCTCAGCCCCTGCATCCTTGCTGAACCCAACTGCGGAGACCGCCCCTGGCTGGCATGAGCTGGGCACTTTGGCCCAGGCTGCCACTGCCACAATGCCTTCTTGAAATCATGAATCCTGTTTATAGCCCTGGTTTTGTTGGGGTTCCCCTCTGCAAATGCCAAAGAAATTGGTTATTCAGCTGGTTTCCCTGTGGGCTATGCAGCCATAGGTCCTGCCTATTCCACCAACATGTATCCTGGAGCAAATCCTACCTTCCAAAAAGGTTACAATCCTGTCACACCGTACACAGTATCCTGTCCCCCCACCAATGGGGCAGTGCCACCATACTCCTCTTCCCCTACCAAAATGCCTACCTCCAAGAGAGCCCCTATGCACACACAGCCCCAGTAGGCAGTGCCCCCTCACATCATCCACCACACCACAGTTGTGCAGCCCAACTGCATGCTGGTGGCGATTTACCCCGATCCCATCCCTCTACTTAGAGGCAATGGTGTCACCATGGGTATGGTGGCCACCACTGTGGCCATGTCAGCAGGTACCCTCCTGACCTCCCACACCTCAACTCCTGTTGCCCCCATGCACTGTGCCCATGTATCTGGCCCCAGGGGCCCCACTTATAGCTAGGTTCCCCCGCAGTGGTGATCACCCAACAAATGTCTGAGGATAGAGCTGTGCAGTCACATCATGGAGGTTCCACAGCTGTGCTGCAGGCCTGGTGCCTCAAACCCAGACTTTCTTCTTAATGCTCTTGACACTTAGCTAAACACTACTATGGCCCGGCCCAGCAGGTCCCAGTGCCATCAGTCTCCAACTGACTCTGTAGGTTGATCTTAAAGCAAATCCTGTTTTGTGGGCTGCCTGGCAATTTTTTAGCtaactgtaataataaaaaagggagaattaatctaaaaatttttttaaagttctgctctgtgaaagatatGTTAAGAGCATAAGAAGGTAAGCcataaactgagagaaaatatttgcaaaaagcatatctgataaaggactgttatccaaaatatacaaaaacactcttaaaactcaacaataagacatacacatacacacacacacacacacacacacaccctgattAAAAATGGGTGAGAGATTAgaaggaagatggtggcgtaggaggatgccGGGTTCACCatgcatcctgctgatcacttagattccacctacacctgcctaaataacccagaaaactgccagaagactagcagaacggagtctccggagccaagcacagacgagaggcccacagaagagggtaggaagggcagagaggcagtgtgcaCTACACgtactggcaggagggagccggggtggaggggcggcccgccgaccaagcagagcccccgagtctggcttgcaaaagtggaggggccagacggagtgtgttacAACAGCAAGCAgaacttagcatctgggaggtcataagttaacagctctgctctgagagcgggagggctggaggacaacgggagggacagttgttgagccccggacgacagagcacAGCTTGGCGGGAAACAAAgacgctcaccagcgccatctccctcgcccatcccccagccaaaatcccataGGGAACCAGTtcttgccagggaacttgcttgctctgagaaaacacccaatgctgtgcttctgtggagccacccctccagcgggtctgactccctcccgctgccacagggcccctcctgaagtagATCAccaaaggagaagtgagctaagcctgccccttgtgcccccgtgcaccttgcctacccaccccagctaatacgccagatccccagcacgacaagcctggcagtgtgcaagtagcccagactggccacaccaccccacagtgaataacgcccctaggagaggggaagagaaggcacacaccagtctgactgtgaccccagcggtgggctgggggcagacatcaggtctgactgcggccccgcccaccaactccagttatacaccagagcacaggggaagtgccctgaagttccgcaccactccagggactatccaaaatgaccaaatggaagaattcccctcaaaagaatctccaggaaataacaacagctaatgaactgatcaaaaacgatttaaataatataacagaaagtgcatttagagtaatagtcataaaattaatcgctgggcttcaaaacagtatagaggagagcagagaatctattgctacagagatcaagggactaaggaatagtcaggaggagctgaaaatgctataaacgagatgcaaaataaaatggaaatgaccatggctcggattgaagaagcggaggagagaataggtgaactagaagataaaattatggaaaaagaggaagatgagaaaaagagagataaaaaatccaggagtatgaggggaaaattagagaactaggtgatgaactgaaaagaaataatatacgcattattggtattccagagaaggaagagagagg includes these proteins:
- the USP18 gene encoding ubl carboxyl-terminal hydrolase 18 isoform X2, which encodes MKRKKEELRERLSALDCPHGPVGLHNIGQTCCLNCLIQILIMNVGFTRILKRITVPRGTEEQRRSVPFQLLLLLERMRDSRQKAVQPLELAYCLQKYNVPMFVQHDAAQLYLTVWNLIKDQITDVDLVERLQALYTIRMKESLVCLECTTERSRNSSMLTLPLPLFDMDSKPLKTLEDALRCFFQPRELSGKSKCFCENCGKKTCGKQVLKLTHLPQTLTIHLLRFSIRNSQTEKICHSLYFPQSLDLSQVLLIEEDLCSAEEQVSWEDIQCTYGNHNYRWRETAYLLVYMKIES